In [Phormidium] sp. ETS-05, the genomic window ATTCCGTGTATTTATCCGCCCAACGGAAATACTGCTCGATGGCGGCACCGATCGCCACGATCTGGCTGAGTCCAAAGGCTATCCAGCCCATCTCTATCTTCTGTCCTAGTGGGTTGTTGAAGCTCAGGCTGACCAAGGCTGGAATCATCACGCCGCCCACAACGTTCATCAGGCGGAGGCGGCTTGACCATTTACTCGCCCGCTCTGCCCGCCCTTCAAACCACAATAGCTGATCCAGCCAGCGGGATTTCATAAACCGCTTTTGTGGCTCCGTAATCGCCAGCATATCGATCAGCTCGGTGAATTCTTGTTTCAAGTATTCTCGATAAGAATTTTTATTGGCCAAGACAGTTCCCTCCGTTCACTTGATCTCCTGTCACACCCAACCGATCGGCCACAGACCAGGGGGCCGCTGCTTGATGTTGTCGCCGAGGCCAGTATTACCAGCTTGGCACCTTATTTATGCTCAAGATCGGCACAGAATTGGCTAATATCGCTATTATCCTCATCGGGGAAAGGATTGTGCAGATAGCCAGCCAGCCATTGGCAACCCTTCTCTACCAGTGGTTCCAGCTCGGTCATGCCATCAATCCGGCGCCATGTCACCGTTTTTTTCTCATCAACTGAAGCCAGCAGCTTGCCATCGGTGCTGAAGTACAATTCCTGTACCCCCCTATCGTTGGTATAGGTAGTAATTAGCTGTCCATTTCGCTGCCAGAGCTTGACCGTATTATCATAACTAGCAGTGGCGATCGTCTGACCGTCAGGACTAAAAACTACTTGGGATATATCCCCCTTATGCTCTGTCCGAATCACCACCGGTTTTTGGGAACCATCTGGATTCCAGAGGGTGATGTTTTTCTGACTGACTAAGACAAGAGTTTGGTTATCAGGGCTGAACCCGGCAATTCTCTTAGATCCTTGGGTGTTGTAATTCTGAGTAGCAATAGATGTGCCATTAGCATTCCATAGCTTTACCTCCCCATCGCTATCCAACAGTGCTACCATCTGACCATCATTGCTAAAACGCCAATGCGGCATATCTGGGCTTTTTTCCATCAGCGTCTCAATCAAGGTGCCGTCAGCCTGCCATAGTTTTACTGTGTAGTCCTCATTGTCATCGGCAGTTACCGTTAGCACAGTTTGACTGTCAGGACTCAAATCCACCGATGCCCAACCATTGTTTTTTTCCATAAGCGTAGCCACAAGAGTGCCGTCAGCTTTCCATAACTGCACTGAAGCGGAATTCTCATCGTGAACTGTCGTGACAATCGTTTGACCGTCGCTACTAATATCCACATCTACCCGCTGGCTGGGAGTTTTGTCAATGATTGTCGCCACAAAAGTGCCGTCAGCTTTCCACAACTGCACTGAGAAGGAATTCCCCTCGCGAACTGTGGTGACGATCGTTTCACCACTAGGACTCACCGACACCCCAACCGGACTGGAAGTTTTGTCGATGATTGTCGCCACGGGAGTGCCATCGGCTTTCCATAACTGGACTGGCCCGAAGGAATTATCATCGCGAACGGTGGTGACAATAGTTTGACCTTTATCGACTAATTGCACATCGACATTTTCTCCACCTTTCTTCACTAAAGGCACGCTCGTAGTGCTATTTACGTCCGCTTTCCAGAGTGTGACAGCGCCATTGTTATCCGCAGTTGTCACCAAAATCTGACCGGTCTGGTGGGGATTGACGAAAACACGGGCATCCTTTGATGGCATAGTCGCGATCGAGCCTTTTTTTTCTACCTCCCACAGCTTCACAGTTGTGTCTTCGCTCAGTGAGACTAGGTTCTTACCATCAGGACTAAAAAGCACCTTTCTCACCCAATCACCGTGTCCGGTCAACGTGACGATCGGCGTGCCATCAATTTGCCACAGTTTCACTGTCTTATCTGGACTTCCCGTTGCCATTATCTGATTGCCTGCGCTATCGGTGCTAAAACTCACATCGCTAACCCAATTCTCTCCATGAGGTTTGAACGTCAGGTCTAGCGCTCCATTCCGCTGCCATAATTTCACAGTTCCATCATAACTGCCGGTGACAATTTTTTGCCCATCGGGGCTGAACTGCAGTAGGTTAATTCCCTCTTTATGACCTAGAAGAGTGGCAATTTCGGTGCCATCACGCCGCCAAAGTTTCACCGTATTATCGCTAGCTGTGGCCATAATTGCCCCATCAGGACTGAACTTAACTTTGGTCAGGGATTGATTATTACCTTTGATGGTGGCGGTTAAGGTGCCATTTCGTTGCCAGAGTTTCACCAAATAAAGTTGGGCTTTTTCATCGTAATTGATGGTGGCGATCGTCTGACTATCAGGGCTAAAAGCAGTTGACAAAAACTTATCTTTTTCAGCCTCCAGCATAGAAATTAACCTGCCATCCTGCCCCCAAAATTTTATCGTCTTCCGGTCTTGGCCGATAGTAGCAATAGTTTGGCTATCAGGGCTTAACTCTAGATAATGAATACCTTCTGGCTCCTCAATCGTGCCAATAAAAGTGCCATCCCGTCGCCAGAGTGGCACTTTTTTGTCCTTAGTATATGCGACAATAATCTGGCCGTCCGGGCTAAAAGTCTCACCAGAAGCGAGACCTGTGCTGTTTTCCAACCGCTTACTGGATATAACCTTGCCATTTGGCTGCCACAGTTTCACGGTTTTGTCATCATAACCAATTGTGGCAATAGTTTTGCCGTCTGGACTAAAACTGACATCGGCAATTTTGCCTTGATGACCTTCCAGGCGATTCACTTCTTGGATTAAGTAAAGAGGTTGCTGTAGTTTCGTGACAACTTCGGCTCGAAGCTGGGAATCGGTTTTATCCCAACCAGTTGCCTTGAGTTTTGCCGCCGCTTTTAATGCAGCTTTTAGGGCATCTAACTGCTCGCCTAGGTCAAACAGGGCTTCTGAAGACTGAGCCAGGGCCTGAATTTCTGCCTTTTGAGCCTTGCGATCGCTTTGCACCGCATTGAAGCCAGCAACCACAGCAATAACTGCAGCCGCACTTACCAAACCCAGCAGCGACTTTAAGATAATGACGCGACGCTTTTCTTCTCTAATGCCAGCCTCGATCGCCTCTTGACTCGCCTCAATAAATTCCTTCTCCAAAGGAATTGGGGCTGGTCGTTTATTTTTTGCCTCCGCTTCTTGCAGCCACTGTCGCGCAATGGCTAACTCGCTGCCCCGCAACAGTCTGTCAGGATTTTTCTGGTTTTCCTCCCACTCCAAGGCTCGCTGCAACCATTTCGTATGACTGCGCAGGTGTTCTCGGTCTGTATCTAACGTCCTCACCAATTGGTTAAAATTAGCATTAAAATCCCCTTGGTTCCCATTAAAATCAAGCCACTGCACCTTAGCGAACTCTGGATGCAAATCGCCGGGATTGACCTGCCGATGCAACACCGTCACCAACCGTTTATTTAACGAAGCTGCATATTCTACCTCCTTGGCGCAATAGGGAGATTGTACCGAATTGGGCGATAGAATAAAGAGGAAATTGTCACTGACTTTAATTCCCCGATAAATTTCCTCCTCAAAATCCGCACCCGAGGCAATACTTTCCTGGTCAAACCAAGTGGTCTTGCCCTGCATCTGTAAGCTATCGTTGAGCTGGCGAGCTAAGTCCGAGTCCGCACGGGAATAGGAAATAAATACCTCCAAGGACTCTAATGGCGGTTGCCGCTGACTTTCCGCAATAAATT contains:
- a CDS encoding DUF4231 domain-containing protein, whose amino-acid sequence is MANKNSYREYLKQEFTELIDMLAITEPQKRFMKSRWLDQLLWFEGRAERASKWSSRLRLMNVVGGVMIPALVSLSFNNPLGQKIEMGWIAFGLSQIVAIGAAIEQYFRWADKYTEYRKTAELLKSEGWKFLQLSGSYEPYPDHIQAYSTFSARVEQFIQEDVQTFIELARETADKEKTQQEQQGQNSSSLSGAVSGSGTANILLHTSNQEMASRDDSL
- a CDS encoding toll/interleukin-1 receptor domain-containing protein, which gives rise to MTKLFHAFISYGRADSKDFAAKLQQRLHAQGFEVWFDFNDIPLAVDYQNQIDDGIEKAHHFLFIISPHSVNSEYCQKEIQLAIKRNKRIIPLLHVMQISRETWQQRNPNGTEVDWEEYKAKGKHDSYQNMHPVIRKLNWVYFEEDKNDFEKSLADLINLLRSHSEYVEQHTQLLAKALEWERHQKQTSYLLIGEERQQAETWLKFRFKNEQPPCVPTDLHCEYITESIKNANNLMTQVFLSYADEDKAIMEKIRNSLRRESITVWTNTTDIKTGEAFQEAINRGIEQADNLVYLLSPDSLNSTYCQQELALALSLHKRIIPILVRETDPGLVPEALQSLQYIDLTDNVKEEDYQLDESQLLKTLYEDAAYYNEHKILLTKALKWQRQQNNPSILLRGYNLRSAATWLEIAQKRAKHPPTALQQEFIAESQRQPPLESLEVFISYSRADSDLARQLNDSLQMQGKTTWFDQESIASGADFEEEIYRGIKVSDNFLFILSPNSVQSPYCAKEVEYAASLNKRLVTVLHRQVNPGDLHPEFAKVQWLDFNGNQGDFNANFNQLVRTLDTDREHLRSHTKWLQRALEWEENQKNPDRLLRGSELAIARQWLQEAEAKNKRPAPIPLEKEFIEASQEAIEAGIREEKRRVIILKSLLGLVSAAAVIAVVAGFNAVQSDRKAQKAEIQALAQSSEALFDLGEQLDALKAALKAAAKLKATGWDKTDSQLRAEVVTKLQQPLYLIQEVNRLEGHQGKIADVSFSPDGKTIATIGYDDKTVKLWQPNGKVISSKRLENSTGLASGETFSPDGQIIVAYTKDKKVPLWRRDGTFIGTIEEPEGIHYLELSPDSQTIATIGQDRKTIKFWGQDGRLISMLEAEKDKFLSTAFSPDSQTIATINYDEKAQLYLVKLWQRNGTLTATIKGNNQSLTKVKFSPDGAIMATASDNTVKLWRRDGTEIATLLGHKEGINLLQFSPDGQKIVTGSYDGTVKLWQRNGALDLTFKPHGENWVSDVSFSTDSAGNQIMATGSPDKTVKLWQIDGTPIVTLTGHGDWVRKVLFSPDGKNLVSLSEDTTVKLWEVEKKGSIATMPSKDARVFVNPHQTGQILVTTADNNGAVTLWKADVNSTTSVPLVKKGGENVDVQLVDKGQTIVTTVRDDNSFGPVQLWKADGTPVATIIDKTSSPVGVSVSPSGETIVTTVREGNSFSVQLWKADGTFVATIIDKTPSQRVDVDISSDGQTIVTTVHDENSASVQLWKADGTLVATLMEKNNGWASVDLSPDSQTVLTVTADDNEDYTVKLWQADGTLIETLMEKSPDMPHWRFSNDGQMVALLDSDGEVKLWNANGTSIATQNYNTQGSKRIAGFSPDNQTLVLVSQKNITLWNPDGSQKPVVIRTEHKGDISQVVFSPDGQTIATASYDNTVKLWQRNGQLITTYTNDRGVQELYFSTDGKLLASVDEKKTVTWRRIDGMTELEPLVEKGCQWLAGYLHNPFPDEDNSDISQFCADLEHK